A window of Mycolicibacterium madagascariense genomic DNA:
CACCTCGGGATCGTCGGTCGGACCCTCCACCCCGCAGTTCCACGACTGGTTGTTGGACTCGCCGTCGTTGTTGTCCTCACCGTTGGCCTCGTTGTGCTTCTCGTTGTAGGACACCAGGTCTCGCAGCGTGAAGCCGTCGTGGGCGGTGACGAAGTTGATCGACGCGACCGGCCGCCGGGCGGTGTGCTCGTAGAGGTCCGGTGACCCGGTCAACCGCGACGCGAACTCGCCCAACGTGGCGTCCTCGCCGCGCCAGAAGTCGCGCACCGCATCGCGGTACTTGCCGTTCCACTCCGTCCACTGCGGCGGGAAGTTGCCGACCTGGTAGCCGCCGGGGCCGACGTCCCACGGCTCGGCGATGAGCTTGACCTGGCTGACCGTCGGGTCCTGCTGAACCAGTTCGAAGAAGGCCGACAGCCGGTCGACGTCGTAGAACTCCCGCGCCAGCGTCGAGGCCAGATCGAAGCGGAACCCATCGACGTGCATCTCGGTCACCCAGTACCGCAGTGAATCCATGATCAGCTGCAGCGAATGGGGGTGACCGACGTTGAGGCTGTTGCCGGTGCCGGTGTAGTCCATGTAGTAGCGCTGGTCGTCGTCGACGAGGCGGTAGTAGGCCGCGTTGTCGATGCCCCGCAGCGAGACGGTGGGCCCCATGTGGTTGCCCTCGGCGGTGTGGTTGTAGACCACGTCGAGGATCACCTCGATGTTCGCCTCGTGCAGCGTGCGCACCATGGTCTTGAACTCCTGCACCTGGCCGCCGGGCGTACCCGACGAGCTGTACTTGGAGTCCGGGGCGAAGAACCCAATGGTGTTGTAACCCCAGTAGTTCGACAGCCCCTTGTCGATCAGGGTGGAGTCGTTGGCGAAGTGGTGCACCGGCATCAGCTCGATCGCCGTCACGCCGAGCTCCTTGAGGTGTTCGACGACGGCGGGATGCGCGATCGCACCGTAGGTGCCGCGGCTCTGCTCCGGGATGTCGGGGTGCGTCTGCGTCAGACCCTTGACGTGGGCCTCGTAGATGACGGAGTCGGCGTACTCGTGCTGCGGCGGGCGATCGGTGCCCCAGTCGAAGAACGGGTTGATGACGACCGACTTCGGCATGCTGGCCGCCGAGTCCTCGTCGTTGCGGCTGTCGGGGTCACCGAAGTCATAGCTGAAGAGTGACTGGTTCCAGTCGAACGTGCCGTCGATCGCCTTCGCGTAGGGGTCCAGCAGCAGCTTGTTCGGATTGCAGCGCTGCCCGGACGCCGGATCGTACGGTCCGTCGACGCGGTAGCCGTACCGCTGCCCCGGCTCGATCCCGGGCAGGTAGGCGTGCCACACGAAGGCGTCGACCTCGGGGAGATCGATCTGGGTCTCCTGCAGACCACCCGCGCCGTCATCGCTGAACAGGCACAGCCGCACCCGCTCGGCGACCTCGCTGAACAGCGCGAAGTTGGTGCCGCCGCCGTCGTAGCTGGCGCCCAGCGGATAGGCCTTCCCCGGCCAGACCTCCATCGGCGGCGTCTCGTGGCTCGTCGACGGCGACTGGTCGGTGGGCGGGACGGGCGGTGCCGCGGTGTCCTCCGAGCTGATGGGTTGGGCCACTGCGCATCTCCTTGTCGTGGGCCGTGACACCGGCCCGTCTCCTGCCTGAACCGTTGCGCCCTTGCGGCGCAACGGGTTTCACACTGGCGCCGCCGCTACTCCGACGGGGGTTCGTACAGCTGCAGGTCGTTGCCCTCGGAGTCCTTGAACGACGCGACGCGACCCCACGGACGGTCGGCGACCTCGCCCACGAACGTCACGCCCGCGTCGGTGAGCCGGACCAGCTC
This region includes:
- the glgX gene encoding glycogen debranching protein GlgX, translated to MEVWPGKAYPLGASYDGGGTNFALFSEVAERVRLCLFSDDGAGGLQETQIDLPEVDAFVWHAYLPGIEPGQRYGYRVDGPYDPASGQRCNPNKLLLDPYAKAIDGTFDWNQSLFSYDFGDPDSRNDEDSAASMPKSVVINPFFDWGTDRPPQHEYADSVIYEAHVKGLTQTHPDIPEQSRGTYGAIAHPAVVEHLKELGVTAIELMPVHHFANDSTLIDKGLSNYWGYNTIGFFAPDSKYSSSGTPGGQVQEFKTMVRTLHEANIEVILDVVYNHTAEGNHMGPTVSLRGIDNAAYYRLVDDDQRYYMDYTGTGNSLNVGHPHSLQLIMDSLRYWVTEMHVDGFRFDLASTLAREFYDVDRLSAFFELVQQDPTVSQVKLIAEPWDVGPGGYQVGNFPPQWTEWNGKYRDAVRDFWRGEDATLGEFASRLTGSPDLYEHTARRPVASINFVTAHDGFTLRDLVSYNEKHNEANGEDNNDGESNNQSWNCGVEGPTDDPEVLALRARQVRNFLTTTLLSQGVPMICHGDELGRTQGGNNNGFCQDNEITWIDWSTADADLIAFTAAVSEVRAEHPVFRRRRFFDGRPVRRRGAEGQPDISWFRPDGSEMSDEDWDSGFGKSVAVYLNGQGVPDRDSRGQRITDDSFVMCLNAHHEPIDFTLPPAEFGPSWVPVIDTATATGRSEDVDHVDAGGSVTVEGRATRLFRAVTG